TCCTCGACGCCGCCCAGCTTGTCCACCAGGCCGATTGAGAGAGCCCTCCTTCCGGTGTAGACGTGGCCTCCTCCGATCTTGCGCACGTCCTCTGGCTTGAGCCCTCTGCCGGAGGCCACTTTCTCGACGAAGTAATCGTAGAATCGATCCACCATGTTTAACATCATGCTCATTTCTTCATCGCTCATGTGCCTTGACGTAGAGTACATGTCGATGTGCTCGCCGCGCTTGAAGGTCTCCAGGTTTATGCCGAGTTTCTCGTACGTGCCGCTCAGTATGGGCTTGAGGCCGGTAGCGCCTATGCTCCCCGTCAGTGTGAGCGGGTCGGCGATTATCTTGTTGGAGTTCATCGCAATCCAATATCCACCCGAACCGGCCACGTAACCCATCGAGGAAACGACGGGTTTCTTCTTCTTGGTCTTCTCTATCGCGTTCCAGATCGCGTCCGAGGCATAACCGTCACCGCCGGGGCTATCTATACGCCAGACTACGGCTTTGATGCTCTTGTCCTTCTCGACTCTCGAGAGCATCTTGGTCATTGTCTCGTGACCCATGAAGTTGCCCTCCATGAAGTCGCTTCCGTTCTTGCCTGGCAGAATGGCTCCCATCGCGAACACGACGGCCACCTTCTTCGGCTGGCCCCAATCGTATCTCCGATGCGTGAGCTTGGAGAGCTTCAAGTGTTGGTCCACCTTCGCGTCCGCCATCTTGGACACGAGGCTGTCGGCGGCATCATAGAAGCCGATTTCGTCGACGAGCCCCTCCGCCTTCGCGTCCACCGGCATGATGATACTCCCGTCAGCAAGCGCCCTCAGCTTCTCCTTGTCCATGCCTCGGTCTTCGGAGACGGCGGAGAGCCACTCGTTGTAGACGTCGTCCATTATCTCGTCGATCTGCTGTTTGTATCCCTCGGGCAGCTTGTCCTCGGTAAAGTTGGCGTAGGCGCTCTTGTACGCGCACTCTCTGCAGGGGAATCGTTCAAACTCTATGCCGAGCTTCGCCAGGAAGTTCTTGTAGAGAAGCATGGTCCTGCCGAAGCCGAACGGCCCTATCGTTCCGGCAAAGGGGGTGACGATCTTGTCGGCGGAGGCCGCGAGGTAGTAATCGCTGAAGTCTCCGTTTCCGTCAAGGAATGCGACGACCGTCTTGCCTTCGTCCCTGCAACGCTTGACCTCGTCCCTCATCTCCTCGATCACCGCAAAATTGCTGATTCCTCTTATGTTGAGAAGAATCCCCTTGACCCACTTCTCTTTTCTGGCTCGTCTGAGCTCCTCGAGTACGGGGAACGCGTTGCTGTACTTCGCGCCCAGCGTGAATAGCCCCTCGCTCGATTGATCCCTCAGGTTTCCCTGGACGTTCAGCTTGATGACCTTGGAAGCGGGCTTGACCACCGAGCGCTGTAGCTCGGTCGAGCTGGAGACGTAGTAACTTGACCTGTCCGGACCGTCCTCCTCACTCTGCCCCGAGTAACCCAGGGAGTTACGGAGGAAGTTGAATCCGACGCCGAATCTCACGTCTCCGCGGCCGTCTACGTCCCTATAGCCGGCGTTCAGGATCAGGCCGTCGATGGGTTCCAGTTCCACGCCGTAGCGAAGGGCGAGATCTGCAACGTCCGTGTGTTCGTCGAATTCCGTATCCAGCGTGAAGGTGAGCCTGTTTCCTAGAGATCCCATTCCGGGTAGGGGTCTTATCCCCGCGCCGACTTCATAGAATCGTGAGAGAACATCGTCTCCGTAGTGAGGCTGATTGATGTTGCTGAGCTTTGCCCCCAACG
This Candidatus Eisenbacteria bacterium DNA region includes the following protein-coding sequences:
- the sppA gene encoding signal peptide peptidase SppA; its protein translation is MKSLRSSLKLLPGAVLLAALLFGPGSSSAASPTPSDLSPVWSVLAWTPDGASMATSDGPQSVFTNPAAIGLRSGVGTFYGGTLENSRQRLSSFSIQLKALSFGYVHSGDWDTKPKQEAFLTGVGFSVSSFARLGFFGNWQRMEDERNSKAFSYGTALLVRPCGHFSLGAKLSNINQPHYGDDVLSRFYEVGAGIRPLPGMGSLGNRLTFTLDTEFDEHTDVADLALRYGVELEPIDGLILNAGYRDVDGRGDVRFGVGFNFLRNSLGYSGQSEEDGPDRSSYYVSSSTELQRSVVKPASKVIKLNVQGNLRDQSSEGLFTLGAKYSNAFPVLEELRRARKEKWVKGILLNIRGISNFAVIEEMRDEVKRCRDEGKTVVAFLDGNGDFSDYYLAASADKIVTPFAGTIGPFGFGRTMLLYKNFLAKLGIEFERFPCRECAYKSAYANFTEDKLPEGYKQQIDEIMDDVYNEWLSAVSEDRGMDKEKLRALADGSIIMPVDAKAEGLVDEIGFYDAADSLVSKMADAKVDQHLKLSKLTHRRYDWGQPKKVAVVFAMGAILPGKNGSDFMEGNFMGHETMTKMLSRVEKDKSIKAVVWRIDSPGGDGYASDAIWNAIEKTKKKKPVVSSMGYVAGSGGYWIAMNSNKIIADPLTLTGSIGATGLKPILSGTYEKLGINLETFKRGEHIDMYSTSRHMSDEEMSMMLNMVDRFYDYFVEKVASGRGLKPEDVRKIGGGHVYTGRRALSIGLVDKLGGVEEAIQEAKKLAGLKGDVEVVYVNRPRKSIFQTLLGLSAGEETQGLSLLRSCDGPMLIMDDLPEVTEVEP